The Gemmatimonadota bacterium DH-78 region GGCCGAGGCCACGAGCACGTCGGTCTCGCCGTCGACGAAGGCGGTCATCACCTCGTCGAGCTCGGTGGGCGTCATCTGCCCGTGCGCCACCGACACCTTCGCCTCGGGCACCAGCATGCGGATGCGCTCGGCGGCGGTGTGGATCGTCTGCACCCGGTTGTGCAGGAAGAAGGCCTGCCCGCCGCGGTCCAGCTCGCGGTGGATCGCCTCCGACACCAGCCCGTCGCTCCAGGGGAGCACGTGGGTGATGATCGGCATGCGGTCGCGCGGAGGGGTGCGGATCACGGTGAGATCGCGAATGCGCGACAGCGACAGATACAGGGTGCGCGGGATCGGGGTGGCGCTGAGGGTGAGCACGTCGACCGAGGTCTTGAAGTGCTTCAGTCGCTCCTTGTGCTTCACCCCGAAACGCTGCTCCTCGTCGACGATCAGGAGCCCCAGATCCCGAAACACCACGTCTTCGGAGAGCAGGCGGTGGGTGCCGATCACGATGTCGACATCGCCCGCCTCCACCCGCTTCAGCAGCTCGCTCGCCTCCTTCGCGCTGCGGAAGCGGCTGAGTGCGCCGACGTGGACCGGGTAGTCGGCCAGCCGCTCGTCGAAGGTGTGCCGGTGCTGTTCGGCGAGGATCGTGGTGGGGGCGAGCACGGCCACCTGCTTGCCGTCCTGCACCGCCTTGAAGGCCGCCCGGATCGCGATCTCGGTCTTGCCGTAGCCGACGTCGCCGCAGATCAGGCGATCCATCGGCCGCGCCCCCTCCATGTCGCGCTTCACGTCGGCGGTGGCGGTGCGCTGATCGGGGGTGTCTTCGTAGAGAAAGGAGGACTCCATCTCCTTCTGCCACCGCGTGTCGGGGCCGAAGGCGTAGCCGCTCGCCGCCTCGCGACGGGCGTAGAGCTCGAGGAGTTCCGCCGTCATCTTGGCGATGGCCTCCTCGGTCTTCTTGCGGAGCGTCTTCCATTTCCGCCCGCCGATCTTGTGCACCTGAGGCGGGGTGGCGTCGTCGTCTTCGCCCACCCACCGCTCGACGAGGTCGAGCCGGTACACCGGCACCCGCAGCACCTCGCCGCCCGCGTACTCGATGGCGAGCAGCTCGATCTCCTCGCCGGCCACCTCGAGCTTCTGCATGCCCGTGAACCGGCCCACCCCGTGATCCATGTGGACCACGTAGTCGCCCGGGGTGAGCTGGGCGAGCGACTCGAGCGAGACGGCGCCCCGGAAGCGGCGGCCGCGCCGCAGTCGCCGCGAGCGCCGGAAGATCTCGTGGTCGGTGAAGACCCGGAGCGGCGGGGTGGCGCGCGGAAGCAGGAATCCGCCCTCGAGCGAGCCGATCGCCACCTGGGTTCCCTTCGGAATGCCGTCGCCCGACTCCAGGATCTCCTCGAGCCGGTGCGCCTGCCCCTCGTTGTCGCAGAGCAGCAGCGTCGACTCGCCCCGCGCGGCGCCCTCGCGCAGCAGCGCGGCGAGCCGCTTCATGTCGCGTTCGATCGGAGGTGGCGGTTCGGTGCCCAGCGACAGATCGCCCTCCGCTCCTTCGCGGAACTCCACCCGCGGGAACGCCCGCAGCGCCTTCACCGCCTGCTCGGGCGGCAGCAGCAGCGTCTGCGGCGGCACCAGGTCGCGCATGCCCGAGCCGTGCAGCTCGTCGTGCACCCGCACCGCGTGCTCCCAGGCGCGGGTCACGTGGCTCGCCCACCCGTCGCCCCCGAAGTCGATGAGCAGCGCGTCGCGCGTGAGCAGCTCGAGCAGCGCGCGGGGGGCGGTGGCTTCGGCATCGCTGTGCGCCGAGAAGTCGACGGGCAGCACGTGCACCTCGTCGAGCGGCCCGGTGGACCGCTGGTCGAGCACGTCGAAGGCGCGGATCGACTCGATCTCGTCGCCCCAGAACTCCACCCGCACGGGGTCGGGCGAGCCGAAGCTGAAGAGGTCGATGATGCCGCCGCGCACGGCGAACTGCCCCACCTCTTCCACCAGCGGCACCCGCTCGAAGCCGCGCTCCTCCAGGGCGTCGACCAGCGTCTGGAAGCCGGCCTCCTCGCCGGTGCGCAAAGTGAGCCGGAGCTCGGCGATGCCCTCGGGCACCGGGATCCGCTCCTGCAGCGCGCGCACGGTGGTGACGAGCACCTGCACGCGCCCCGAAAACAGCGCCTCGACGGCCTCGACCCGGAGTCCCCCGATCTCGAGATGGGGCTCGTCGGACTCGTAGGGGAGCGCCTCCCGCTGCGGGAAGAGCGCCGAGGCGCCCTCGCCGAGCAGGCTCTCCAGGTCGGCCTCGACGGCCGCCGCGCCCGGGGGATCGGGCAGCACCGCCACGATCAACCGCTCCGGATGCGTGCGGTGGAGGGCGGCCACGGCCGCGGATGCGGCGGAGCCGACGGCCCCGGTCACCGTCAGGGCGTGGCCGGGATCGGGCAGTCGACTCGAGAGCTCCCGGAAGCCGGGGGTGCTCTCGAGGGCGTCCAGAATGCGATGGTCTCGTGGAGTCACGCGGTCACTACGTCGGATTCGGAGCGGGCGCGGTCGCGGTGCGGGGCTGTCGGCCTCCGGACGCCGCGATCCAGCTCTCCAGCAGAAGGAGGAGGAGTGCGAGCGCGAGCAGCACCCTCCACGATTCGTAGCCCTGACGGCGGGTGAACGTTGCCCCGGACCAGTCGCCCGGGTCGTCCACCCACTCGGCGTCGGAGCCGATCAGCACCTCGGCCGCGTCGTCGGTGAGCGGGGTGAGCAGCGACTCCCGAACCGGCGGATTCACCGCGAGCAGCTCGACGAGCGAATCTCCGCGCAGGGCGCGATAGATGCCGGCCGTGCGGGTGGTGCGCAGTTCGAGCGAGCCGTCCACCGGCAGTCGCTCGCCGTCGGGGGTCTCCACCTCGGTCACGGCGCTCGACAGGGGGAGCGCCTCGCCCACCCGCAGCGCGGGGCGTCCGCCGCCGGCCCCCCAGCCGGTGACGATCCACTCCACCAGGGGGATCATGGCCGCATCGACCGGCAGGGTGGAGGCCCGCTCGTCGAGGGGCGAGGCGATCAGCAGCACGGGGGCGCGGCCGTCGTCGAGGGCGATGATCCAGGGCGCGCCGTCGGAGAGACGCACCAGCACCTGGCCGGGGGTGCCGGCCGGCGCGGTGAGCCGGTAGCGCTGCCGCACCCGCACCGACTCGATGTCCACCGGCACCTGGCTCTCGGCGATGCCCGCCTCGCCGCTGCCCTCGTCGGCCTCGAAGCGCCAGTCGATGCCCGCGTCGGCGAGCCGGCGGTTCACGGCGGGGAGCAGGGCGGCGTCGGCCGGAGCGATCACCACGGTGCGCGCCGTGGTGCCGGTCACGAAGCCCGCGCCGCCCGGGGCGATCACCACGTCGGCGGTGCCCGTACCCGAGCGAATGGCTCGCCCTGCGTCGGTGAGCACGTCGAGGGCCGAGCCCACGAAGGGACCACCCTCGCCGCCCAGCGCGACCGTCGGGGGCGGGCGCACCGGCACCGCGAACCAGCGGCGGTCGTCGTCGCGCAGGGCGTCGGGGTCGGCCTCCACCCAGCCCGACACCCAGCCGGGCGAGAAGGGGCCCACCGGCAGCACGGTCGAGCCGCCCGGGCGCACCTCGGCGGCTCCCCGCACCCGGTCGTCGATGAAGAGCCTCACCGGCACCTCGTCGCCCTCGGGGTCGCCGCCGGCGAGGGTGACCGCGATCTCGGTGCGGTTGTTGGCGAGGGGCGGGAGCCCGCCGCCGATGGCCGCCTCCTGCAGGTAGCGATTGGGGGCGTCGGGGGCGTCGAGCCCGGCCCAGACGAGCACGGGAATGTCGGGGTCGTCGGCCGCGTCGGTGGTCTCGCCCGCAGGGTCGGAGGCCGCGTCGAAGGCCGAGGCCTGCAGGTCGGAGACGATGTGGATCTCGCCGCCGGCCATGTCGGCGTCGGCCACGAGCTGCCGCGCCCGGCGCAGCGCGGACGACAGATCGCCGCGGCCGGCCGACATCTCGGTCGTGCGAATGCGCACGCGCGCCTGGTCGGGGGTGCCGGGTACGGCCACATCCCAGGGCTCACCGGCCCGGAGCACCCACACCCGGTCCTCGGAGGTGGCGGCCGACAGCCCATCGAGTGCGGCCGTCTGGAGGCGGTCGAGCACGCGGTCCTCTCCGAGCACCCGCCCCGAGCTCAGCGAGTTGTCGAGAATCACGACCACCGCCGTCGGCGGATGCGCGGCACCGCGACCCGACACCACCAGCCGCGCGCCGGCCAGGGCCAGAAGCAGGATGATGGCGCAGCGCACGAGCAGCAGCAGGAGCTGGCGCAGCCGGATCCGGCGGGCGTGCTCCTTCTCGGTGCGGAGCAGGTAGCGCAGGGCGGGGAACACCACCCGGCGCGTTTCCTGGCGGTGGAAGAGGTGCAGGGCCAGCGGCACCGCGATCGCCGTCGCGGCCAGCAGGAAGAGCGGGTTGAGAAAGCTCATCCGAGGCGTTCGCGCTTCCGCAGATAGGCGCGCAGAGCCAGCGAGAGCGGGCGCGAGGTGTCGACCACCTCGTAGTCGATGCCGTGCGGCCGCAGGCTCCGCTCCCACTCCGCGAGCGCGCCGGCCACCGCGTCGCGGTACTCCGAGCGCACGTCGGCCACCGACACCAGCAGCTCGGCGTCGGTTT contains the following coding sequences:
- the mfd gene encoding transcription-repair coupling factor, producing the protein MTPRDHRILDALESTPGFRELSSRLPDPGHALTVTGAVGSAASAAVAALHRTHPERLIVAVLPDPPGAAAVEADLESLLGEGASALFPQREALPYESDEPHLEIGGLRVEAVEALFSGRVQVLVTTVRALQERIPVPEGIAELRLTLRTGEEAGFQTLVDALEERGFERVPLVEEVGQFAVRGGIIDLFSFGSPDPVRVEFWGDEIESIRAFDVLDQRSTGPLDEVHVLPVDFSAHSDAEATAPRALLELLTRDALLIDFGGDGWASHVTRAWEHAVRVHDELHGSGMRDLVPPQTLLLPPEQAVKALRAFPRVEFREGAEGDLSLGTEPPPPIERDMKRLAALLREGAARGESTLLLCDNEGQAHRLEEILESGDGIPKGTQVAIGSLEGGFLLPRATPPLRVFTDHEIFRRSRRLRRGRRFRGAVSLESLAQLTPGDYVVHMDHGVGRFTGMQKLEVAGEEIELLAIEYAGGEVLRVPVYRLDLVERWVGEDDDATPPQVHKIGGRKWKTLRKKTEEAIAKMTAELLELYARREAASGYAFGPDTRWQKEMESSFLYEDTPDQRTATADVKRDMEGARPMDRLICGDVGYGKTEIAIRAAFKAVQDGKQVAVLAPTTILAEQHRHTFDERLADYPVHVGALSRFRSAKEASELLKRVEAGDVDIVIGTHRLLSEDVVFRDLGLLIVDEEQRFGVKHKERLKHFKTSVDVLTLSATPIPRTLYLSLSRIRDLTVIRTPPRDRMPIITHVLPWSDGLVSEAIHRELDRGGQAFFLHNRVQTIHTAAERIRMLVPEAKVSVAHGQMTPTELDEVMTAFVDGETDVLVASAIIENGLDVPNANTLIVDRADRFGLSQLYQIRGRVGRSDRRAYCYLITPDGITEDARKRLRVLEHYTELGSGYSVALRDLELRGAGNLLGADQSGFAHVVGIDAYLRLLETTVRRLQQEEAGTEEHAEPEISLAGSAFLPEEYIPDPSQKLHLYRRLSKIRRSPEVEEMRSELVDRFGEMPPEVERLLDAATLRLLGKRLGIERILVRGRTARLNFRSGVVPRLQALQRPLSDRQVTVEVRRMSPLSLALTQQGAEPLTATLIQALSVLVEHGDPAPGAST
- a CDS encoding BatA and WFA domain-containing protein; this translates as MSFLNPLFLLAATAIAVPLALHLFHRQETRRVVFPALRYLLRTEKEHARRIRLRQLLLLLVRCAIILLLALAGARLVVSGRGAAHPPTAVVVILDNSLSSGRVLGEDRVLDRLQTAALDGLSAATSEDRVWVLRAGEPWDVAVPGTPDQARVRIRTTEMSAGRGDLSSALRRARQLVADADMAGGEIHIVSDLQASAFDAASDPAGETTDAADDPDIPVLVWAGLDAPDAPNRYLQEAAIGGGLPPLANNRTEIAVTLAGGDPEGDEVPVRLFIDDRVRGAAEVRPGGSTVLPVGPFSPGWVSGWVEADPDALRDDDRRWFAVPVRPPPTVALGGEGGPFVGSALDVLTDAGRAIRSGTGTADVVIAPGGAGFVTGTTARTVVIAPADAALLPAVNRRLADAGIDWRFEADEGSGEAGIAESQVPVDIESVRVRQRYRLTAPAGTPGQVLVRLSDGAPWIIALDDGRAPVLLIASPLDERASTLPVDAAMIPLVEWIVTGWGAGGGRPALRVGEALPLSSAVTEVETPDGERLPVDGSLELRTTRTAGIYRALRGDSLVELLAVNPPVRESLLTPLTDDAAEVLIGSDAEWVDDPGDWSGATFTRRQGYESWRVLLALALLLLLLESWIAASGGRQPRTATAPAPNPT